From one Plasmodium coatneyi strain Hackeri chromosome 9, complete sequence genomic stretch:
- a CDS encoding SICA antigen, translating to MKKSVGRRTIIDIHLEVLDECQKGDLHLTKENFFEILVQEFMGSKFIKDKNVPKVDVPMEQIPC from the coding sequence atgaaaaaaagtgtaggTCGACGCacgattattgatattcatttagaagtcttagacgaatgtcaaaaaggggacttGCATTTGACgaaggaaaacttttttgaaattttggttcaagaatttatgggaagcaaatttataaaagacaaaaatgttcctaaggtaGATGTCCCTATGGAACAGATTCCATgttga
- a CDS encoding SICA antigen: MKGELEGKVEDLLAELKSYMEITDEKSPKIDKICGEIKNETGKDINQLKRICKSLVKVIYFMEGWDRSKNVWRGEQEKEKEEWKRYLKCVIGHTVILEMVEDKCGIKQVLSILSQTMQGTATNFPQGKENKMDCDWVQQSDITDTRQIMGKQIKEWLKSAKSNKGGVPGLGPIMEWMKCKGDQEAQEDSKQSGTCSNARIIDLLKLGRSKELRKLVNTDQPAPAPPSNPSAAQPGKEDIIDTGDGTGPTVNQDPEPAQPGQGIATGAGPTGITTDQTQNPGSSGSGSTGTWNPGSSGSDSSGIAATDNQNTGSPRPGSGYNGRHIYACYSINTNINNIITSSKRFKRKTR, encoded by the exons ATGAAGGGCGaattggaaggaaaagtggaGGATTTGTTGGCGGAGCTAAAGAGTTATATGGAAATAACGGATGAGAAATCGCCAAAAATAGATAAAATATGTGGTGAAATTAAGAATGAAACCGGGAAAGATATAAATCAATTGAAAAGAATATGCAAAAGCTTAGTGAAAGTAATATACTTTATGGAAGGATGGGACAGAAGTAAAAATGTATGGAGGGGAGAacaagagaaggagaaagaagagtGGAAGCGTTATCTGAAGTGCGTAATAGGTCATACGGTTATATTAGAAATGGTTGAGGATAAATGTGGTATAAAGCAGGTCTTAAGCATTCTATCGCAGACTATGCAAGGAACTGCGACAAATTTTCCACAAGGGAAAGAGAATAAGATGGATTGTGACTGGGTTCAACAATCTGATATAACAGATACAAGACAAATAATggggaaacaaataaaagaatggCTGAAGAGCGCAAAAAGTAATAAGGGAGGTGTCCCAGGATTGGGACCAATAATGGAATGGATGAAGTGTAAAGGAGATCAGGAGGCACAGGAAGACTCGAAACAAAGTGGAACTTGCTCTAATGCAAGAATTATAGACCTATTGAAATTAGGAAGATCAAAGGAATTACGGAAATTAGTCAATACGGACCAGCCTGCACCAGCACCACCAAGTAACCCAAGTGCAGCACAACCAGGTAAGGAAGACATTATTGATACGGGGGATG GTACAGGTCCAACAGTTAACCAGGATCCAGAACCTGCTCAACCTGGCCAGGGTATTGCGACAG GTGCAGGTCCTACAGGTATAACAACTGATCAAACTCaaaatccaggttcttctggttccggttctactggaacttggaatccaggttcttctggttccgaTTCTTCAGGAATTGCAGCTACTGATAATCAAAACACGggtagtccaagaccaggtTCAG GATACAACGGTAGACATATCTACGCCTGCTACAGCATCAATACAAACATCAACAACATCATCACAAGCTCGAAGCGtttcaaaagaaaaactaGGTAG
- a CDS encoding SICA antigen yields MEYKYFAEFLVEWLKVKGYKSSGDYHKIWDDIREIFDGIMYQAWLGPPQINQLCSGEVEDGEKKNFTKQDKELCKAMVRVLLYINGQKIGTYNAIQEVTVPQNRRQVESYLRCIVGRIIMIKWLGEHCSRRKVAETVLGAIVGLTTISGVSEVHKKCEGLDFKNLNIGGKYLWPQMEEWAKGTKTGRTWQVTKGIQRMDSIREQGKKCGTSTTPKKSEPSYSADDEENLKKVFGVSKDELDKLVQDTDKWDNKDLEDVLKEIKENEKRGENFLAKQAWISLGKLYEKRLKEKQSISQSGSPRGQGRSDHTTQDDASLSPPQSQAPGSVTTPAKKKDTPQAQSDPCPSEPSAEVQEKRNKLMSAWDTKKKELTPNGQLGKVSQTWCRGLLLYFKKKTKKTCKEPRFKEEKKKKEGLKKEGLRKKKKKGRLKREGKRKV; encoded by the exons ATGGAGTATAAGTACTTTGCAGAATTCCTGGTGGAGTGGTTGAAAGTGAAAGGCTACAAGTCCTCAGGGGATTAT CATAAAATATGGGACGATATTAGAGAAATATTCGATGGAATTATGTATCAGGCTTGGTTAGGTCCTCCGCAAATTAACCAACTATGTAGTGGAGAAGTGGAAGACggggagaagaagaatttcACCAAGCAGGACAAAGAATTATGCAAAGCCATGGTAAGAGTGTTGTTGTACAtaaatgggcaaaaaataGGGACATACAATGCTATACAGGAAGTAACGGTTCCTCAAAATCGAAGGCAAGTGGAGTCTTATCTTAGATGTATCGTTGGTAGGATAATTATGATAAAATGGCTTGGAGAGCATTGTagcagaaggaaggtggCAGAGACTGTTTTAGGGGCTATAGTAGGATTGACCACGATCAGTGGGGTTAGTGAGGtccataaaaaatgtgaaggattAGATTTTAAGAATTTGAATATTGGTGGAAAATATCTTTGgccccaaatggaagaatgggCAAAAGGCACGAAAACAGGTAGGACATGGCAGGTGACGAAGGGTATCCAGAGAATGGACAGTATAAgagaacaaggaaaaaagtgcgGAACAAGTACTACGCCGAAGAAGTCAGAACCCTCCTATTCAGCCGATGATGaggaaaatttgaagaaagtATTTGGCGTTAGTAAAGATGAGTTAGACAAATTAGTTCAGGATACAGATAAGTGGGATAACAAGGATTTGGAGGATgtattaaaagaaataaaagaaaatgaaaagagagGGGAAAATTTCTTAGCAAAGCAGGCGTGGATCTCCTTGGGGAAATTGTATGAAAAAAGACTGAAAGAAAAGCAGAGTATATCACAGAGTGGGAGTCCAAGAGGTCAAGGAAGGAGTGACCACACTACACAGGATGATGCTTCACTATCACCACCCCAATCCCAGGCACCAGGATCTGTAACCACCcctgcaaagaaaaaagatacTCCTCAAGCACAATCTGATCCATGCCCATCCGAACCAAGTGCGGAAgtacaagaaaaaaggaataaactGATGAGTGCATGGGatacaaagaagaaagagttGACGCCGAATGGGCAACTAGGCAAGGTAAGTCAAACATGGTGTAGAgggttattattatattttaaaaaaaaaacgaagaaaacgTGTAAAGAAccaaggtttaaggaagaaaaaaaaaagaaggagggtctaaagaaagaaggtctaaggaaaaaaaaaaaaaaaggtaggcttaagagggaaggaaaaagaaaggtttaa